The Hymenobacter oligotrophus genome segment ATGACGTATGTTTGCGTCATACTTCATGAATATATGACCTACGCCAAGCTTTCCGAGTTCACCGAGGCCCAGCAGCAGCTGGCGCGGGTAGCCAAGGCCCTAAGTCACCCGGCCCGCGTGGCCATCATCGAGCTGCTGGCCGCCAAAAAAACTTGCATTTCCGGCGACATAGCGGCCGAGCTGCCGCTTTCGCGTACCACCGTTTCGCAGCACCTGCAAGAGCTGAAAGCGGCTGGCTTGGTGCGCGGCGACATCGACGGGCTTACCGTGTGCTACTGCCTCGATACGGAGGTGCTCGGGCGCGTGCAGCAGCAATTCGGTGCTTTTCTGGAGCAGGCCGCTTGCTGCGGGCCCGCAGCACCCGGTTGCGCCTGCTAGGTGCCGCCGCTTCCGCGTTTGTTCAGCAACCTTTTTC includes the following:
- a CDS encoding ArsR/SmtB family transcription factor yields the protein MTYAKLSEFTEAQQQLARVAKALSHPARVAIIELLAAKKTCISGDIAAELPLSRTTVSQHLQELKAAGLVRGDIDGLTVCYCLDTEVLGRVQQQFGAFLEQAACCGPAAPGCAC